From a region of the Triticum aestivum cultivar Chinese Spring chromosome 7D, IWGSC CS RefSeq v2.1, whole genome shotgun sequence genome:
- the LOC123166852 gene encoding uncharacterized protein, with translation MAGLHGHFPTPRRPASTATAPSPRRPVFMGGAPQRSPQRPRPRPSLTTRLRTSAPSSGDGDLAVPCPISRRIRTQASPASHLRSTAWRCAALAIQLVCVCVQSGDGQLRCRELVVGDLATVRCPTTCGFCSCGLCSLASAAVRSSDVCGLASRDFGCAAWPAL, from the exons ATGGCCGGCCTCCACGGCCACTTCCCCACCCCGCGACGGCCGGCCTCGACGGCCACGGCCCCGTCCCCACGACGGCCGGTCTTCATGGGCGGGGCTCCACAGCGTAGTCCACAACGCCCCCGCCCCCGACCAAGCTTGACGACGCGGCTGCGAACATCTGCTCCATCCTCCGGCGATGGCGACCTCGCCGTGCCATGCCCCATCTCACGCCGGATCCGAACGCAGGCGTCACCTGCCTCGCATCTCCG CTCGACGGCGTGGCGCTGCGCAGCTCTGGCGATTCaactcgtgtgtgtgtgtgtgcagtccGGCGATGGTCAACTCCGGTGTCGTGAATTGGTCGTCGGCGACCTTGCTACAGTTCGTTGCCCCACAACATGTGGCTTCTGCAGTTGTGGGCTGTGCAGCTTGGCCAGCGCTGCAGTGCGGTCAAGTGATGTGTGCGGTTTGGCCTCACGGGATTTTGGCTGTGCAGCTTGGCCAGCGCTGTAG